Proteins encoded by one window of Sphingomonas ginkgonis:
- the rpmD gene encoding 50S ribosomal protein L30, which yields MATIKITQTGSPIRRHKTQRATLVGLGLNKMHRTVEVEETPEVAGQLRKVAHLVSVERNA from the coding sequence ATGGCGACCATCAAGATCACTCAGACCGGATCGCCGATCCGGCGCCACAAGACCCAGCGCGCGACCCTGGTCGGCCTGGGCCTGAACAAGATGCACCGCACCGTCGAGGTGGAGGAGACCCCCGAGGTCGCCGGCCAGCTTCGCAAGGTGGCGCATCTGGTGAGCGTCGAGCGGAACGCCTAA
- a CDS encoding adenylate kinase yields the protein MNIILLGPPGAGKGTQAQRLVSERGMVQLSTGDMLREAVAAGTPVGLQAKAIMAAGELVSDAIVSALIGERLDSSAGRGAIFDGFPRTQPQAEALEILLGERGRALDSVIELDVDEDALVERITGRFSCAECGTGYHDRFKQPKVEGTCDVCGSHEFKRRPDDNEATVRTRMAEYRAKTAPILPFYEARGLVRRVDGMASVEEVAGQIDAILDGAAD from the coding sequence GTGAACATCATCCTCTTGGGGCCGCCGGGTGCGGGTAAGGGCACCCAGGCTCAGCGGCTGGTTTCCGAGCGCGGGATGGTCCAGCTCTCGACCGGCGACATGCTCCGCGAGGCGGTCGCCGCCGGAACCCCGGTGGGGCTCCAGGCGAAGGCAATCATGGCCGCCGGCGAGCTGGTCAGCGACGCGATCGTGTCCGCGCTGATCGGCGAACGGCTGGACAGCAGCGCGGGACGTGGCGCGATCTTCGACGGCTTTCCCCGTACCCAGCCTCAGGCCGAGGCGCTCGAGATCCTGCTCGGCGAACGTGGCCGCGCGCTCGACAGCGTGATCGAACTCGACGTCGACGAGGACGCGCTGGTCGAGCGGATCACCGGCCGCTTCAGCTGCGCGGAATGCGGCACCGGCTATCACGACCGCTTCAAGCAGCCCAAAGTCGAAGGCACCTGCGACGTTTGCGGCAGTCACGAGTTCAAGCGGCGTCCGGATGACAATGAGGCGACGGTGCGGACTCGCATGGCCGAGTACCGCGCCAAGACCGCGCCGATCCTTCCCTTCTACGAGGCGCGGGGCCTTGTCCGCCGAGTCGATGGCATGGCCAGCGTCGAAGAGGTCGCGGGCCAGATCGACGCCATTCTGGACGGCGCGGCCGACTGA
- the secY gene encoding preprotein translocase subunit SecY, with the protein MASAAEQLASNISWASFAKATDLKKRLWFTIGALILFRLLSFIPIPGIDPRAMAALYQTQSGGILDVFNTFSGGALERMSIVALGVMPYITASIVVQLGATIYGPWTALKKEGEVGRKKLNQYTRYLTVLLTMVQGYFIAAGLESLGANQGIAAVVEPGLLFRIAATVSLVGGTLFLMWIGEQITSRGIGNGVSLIIMAGIVARLPQAIAQLLEGGRSGTMNPLLVIAIIVLTFGLIYFICFMERAQRRVLIQYPKRQTARGMMQQDRSHLPIKLNTAGVIPPIFASSLLLMPLTVLQMAGARTQANSAAGDWLITFSTYLQHGSPLYLALYAFGIVFFCFFYTAVQFNSEETAENLKKHGGFIPGVRPGKATEEYFDRLLNRITVIGSAYLVVICLIPEILSAQAGLNFRLGGTSLLIVVNVTMDTVSQIQSHLIAHQYGDLIKKAKLKGGRRRG; encoded by the coding sequence ATGGCATCCGCAGCCGAACAACTCGCGTCGAACATCAGCTGGGCAAGCTTCGCCAAGGCGACCGACCTCAAGAAGCGCCTGTGGTTCACGATCGGCGCGCTGATCTTGTTCCGGCTGCTTTCCTTCATTCCCATCCCGGGTATCGACCCGCGGGCGATGGCGGCGCTGTACCAGACCCAGTCGGGCGGCATTCTCGACGTCTTCAACACCTTCTCGGGCGGCGCGCTGGAGCGCATGTCGATCGTCGCGCTCGGCGTGATGCCCTACATCACCGCGTCGATCGTGGTGCAGCTCGGCGCGACCATCTACGGGCCGTGGACGGCGCTCAAGAAGGAAGGCGAGGTCGGGCGCAAGAAGCTCAACCAGTACACTCGCTACCTCACCGTCCTGCTGACGATGGTGCAGGGCTACTTCATCGCCGCGGGGCTCGAGAGCCTCGGCGCGAACCAGGGCATCGCCGCCGTCGTCGAGCCGGGCCTCCTGTTCCGCATCGCGGCTACCGTCAGCCTCGTCGGCGGCACTCTGTTCCTGATGTGGATCGGCGAACAGATTACCAGCCGCGGGATCGGCAACGGCGTCTCGCTGATCATCATGGCCGGCATCGTCGCGCGCCTGCCGCAGGCGATCGCCCAGCTGCTCGAGGGTGGCCGGTCGGGCACGATGAACCCGCTGCTGGTCATCGCGATCATCGTCCTGACCTTCGGCCTCATCTACTTCATCTGCTTCATGGAGCGGGCGCAGCGCCGGGTGCTGATCCAGTATCCCAAGCGCCAGACCGCGCGCGGGATGATGCAGCAGGACCGCAGCCACCTGCCGATCAAGCTCAACACCGCCGGCGTGATCCCGCCGATCTTCGCCTCGTCGCTGCTGCTGATGCCGCTGACCGTGCTGCAGATGGCCGGCGCGCGGACCCAGGCGAACAGTGCCGCGGGCGACTGGCTGATCACCTTCAGCACCTATCTCCAGCACGGCTCGCCGCTCTACCTGGCGCTCTATGCCTTCGGGATCGTCTTCTTCTGCTTCTTCTACACCGCGGTGCAGTTCAATTCGGAAGAAACGGCAGAGAACCTCAAGAAGCATGGCGGGTTCATTCCCGGGGTGCGCCCGGGCAAGGCCACGGAGGAATATTTCGACCGGCTGCTCAACCGGATCACGGTGATCGGCTCGGCCTATCTAGTGGTGATTTGCCTCATTCCCGAAATCCTCTCGGCGCAGGCGGGCCTCAACTTCCGGCTTGGCGGAACGAGCCTCCTCATCGTTGTCAATGTGACCATGGATACGGTGAGCCAGATCCAGAGCCACTTGATCGCGCATCAATATGGCGATTTGATCAAGAAGGCGAAGCTGAAGGGCGGACGCCGCCGCGGATAG
- the rplO gene encoding 50S ribosomal protein L15 — translation MKLTDLRDNPGARKSRVRVGRGIGSGLGKTAGRGQKGQKSRSGVSVWGFEGGQMPLHMRLPKRGFNNIFAKDHAEVNLGAIQKAVDAGKLATDGTIDHAALKAAGLARGGKDGVRLLGKGEFSAKLAFKVAGASKGAREAVEKAGGSVELIERKDPAELAAAKKGSAKAARAAK, via the coding sequence ATGAAACTGACTGATCTCCGCGACAATCCTGGTGCCCGCAAGAGCCGCGTCCGCGTCGGCCGCGGCATCGGCTCGGGCCTCGGCAAGACCGCCGGGCGCGGCCAGAAGGGCCAGAAGAGCCGCTCGGGCGTCTCCGTGTGGGGCTTCGAAGGCGGCCAGATGCCGCTCCACATGCGGCTGCCGAAGCGCGGCTTCAACAACATCTTCGCCAAGGACCATGCCGAGGTGAACCTCGGTGCGATCCAGAAGGCCGTCGACGCCGGCAAGCTCGCCACCGACGGGACGATCGACCATGCCGCGCTCAAGGCGGCCGGCCTCGCCCGTGGCGGCAAGGACGGCGTCCGCCTGCTCGGCAAGGGCGAGTTCTCCGCCAAGCTGGCGTTCAAGGTCGCCGGCGCGTCGAAGGGCGCCCGCGAGGCGGTCGAGAAGGCCGGCGGCTCGGTCGAGCTGATCGAGCGCAAGGATCCGGCCGAGCTGGCCGCCGCCAAGAAGGGCAGCGCCAAGGCCGCCCGCGCGGCCAAGTAG
- a CDS encoding SRPBCC family protein has protein sequence MRTMLLAVLTLGAAVPAPAAVLTADDHGFEVEQSVALVVPPAQAFAAFASLPAWWDPRHSYGGKAENLSLDLRPGGCFCERLPGGGGVEHLRVTAWKPGDEAVLTGALGPLLKEAVSGVMDVRVEEIAGGSRLTINYRAAGFARGGADKLAPAVDGMLAGQLKRLRAYAANRPRS, from the coding sequence ATGCGAACGATGCTTCTGGCCGTCCTGACGCTTGGGGCCGCCGTCCCGGCGCCCGCCGCGGTCCTGACCGCCGACGATCATGGTTTCGAGGTTGAGCAGTCGGTGGCGCTGGTCGTCCCGCCGGCCCAGGCCTTCGCCGCCTTCGCCAGCCTGCCGGCCTGGTGGGACCCCAGGCACAGCTACGGCGGAAAGGCCGAGAACCTCAGCCTGGACCTTCGGCCGGGCGGCTGCTTCTGCGAGCGGCTGCCGGGTGGCGGCGGGGTCGAACATCTGCGGGTCACCGCGTGGAAGCCGGGGGACGAGGCGGTGCTGACGGGCGCGCTCGGGCCGCTGCTCAAGGAGGCGGTCAGCGGCGTGATGGACGTGCGGGTCGAGGAGATCGCGGGCGGCTCGCGGCTGACGATCAACTATCGCGCGGCGGGCTTTGCGCGCGGCGGTGCGGACAAGCTGGCGCCGGCGGTCGACGGGATGCTGGCAGGGCAGCTCAAGCGGCTCCGTGCCTATGCGGCGAACCGTCCGCGCAGCTAG